A window of Phaseolus vulgaris cultivar G19833 chromosome 4, P. vulgaris v2.0, whole genome shotgun sequence genomic DNA:
AATCCAAATTTCTAATCCAAATTTTTTAAAGGAGACTCTTACTCCAGTGCCTCTACCCAAACaacttttttatacttttactcattttttgttccctctctctctccaatctcttattaattttttgtaattttatttgctcTCTTTCACATACAATGAAACAACCAAgtcttatacattttttttataattttatttgctccaatattttatacataataaattaatataatattttcaaatttcaagtATTACAGGTAGGTGCATTTTAAtgttaagaatatatatattatgttatgtttaaattttttagtattattaaattataattttattatattttcttaacatttataatattcaactcttttacatgttattatattaatatattaatattatgttaatttttaaaaagtacatggattttgatttaaaatacaatttaccttattttttttataaaaatatggatttgataTAAAATCTAGTTTggatttgaattttcaaattatttttataaaaaatatggatttgaattataaatctgatttttttacttttcttttcacaaacaatttttttttcttcacttaAATACTGTATAGATTTTCAGTTGTCTTCATGTAACATTTGAGAGGGACCATATGCAAACAGTAATATACCAAAAAATTTtatctcaaaatatatttacatttaaagAATATTctaagtaaaatataaattcaatggTTGATTTTTTACACTCATTACTTTAACAATAACATAAAAAGAATCACTAATTTTATGAATAGTTTGTAATTGTATATAATTACTTTTTCTGTATCACTAAATATTGATTAtctgtaattttaatttttagtattattaaattattattttattatatatttttaatatttatatgatattaatttttttacatatttttatattaatattgttagtttttttagaaaatataaatttagtttgaaaaataatttttttcatcaagAGGGTATTcattttagaattttgaaaaataaattttttctacTGAATCGACATCAGTGAAAAATAATCtcttttatacaatttattttaatattttaaaaattaaataatttttataacaaaaaaataaaaaatagagaatgttttatcttaataaaaataacggagtaattttatattaagtttttttatcaaaattaaaatatgcataatacgaaaaatttaaattaaacatattaaaattatttaatttatattttatctgaATAGATATAACTGAAAATAAAATCAGGATAAAAAATTACTCCTAAAATCAAActtacatatttaaatatatattaaataaataataaatgcctaaatgtaaaaatgttaagctactataaaatattaaaattaataactaattgaAAACATAAGCTTaacgttaaaaaaattaataattaatctttatcataaaaaaattaaattacattacattaataattttttgatattatataaatttataaaaaatatggatttagattttaaatccaatctaaatatttaaatttggatttataaaaatctaaattgtttttaaaaaaaatataaatttaaattttaaatctgaTAAAAATTTAGATGAATTAGATTTTTGAAAATCTACTCCATGACCACCCTTAATTAACAGGACAATCGCAGTACTAACACCTAGACCTAGAACTACTCATTTCTCCTCCAAAATCAATACTCAGAAACTAGAAATACggaacaatataaaaaaattctgaaatcaACCTAGAAAGAAAACCAGTGAGATCTATGGGAACACAATTTTAAGTTTCTATTACTTGTATACTTATATACACACAGTTTTTTTCCTCTTCTATATATAAAATTGTGACGGTGATACTTAGCAATACTGCAGAGGATTTCAGATTCTCTGTTACGTTTTTAGTACTCtctttatcatatttttaaaatatattaaatattcatttttaatatattttaaaatattgaaattaatatattttaaaaatcagtaaaataaaaacaccaaataattataaaaatattgaaattgtacttctaaataaaattgaattaaaaaattaaaatcaatttttaaaacacGACTTTAATAAAGAAACATTGTTTAACTTAAAATCTTATTTGAAAGCataatttattcatattaaaaaattaaaagtttacCAATTGGGTAAACGTACAATAAAGAGCTACTAGTCCTTTATAATATACTTTTTGTATTGAAGAATATTTTTTCGTCTGGCCGACTCCAAGGTTACGATGTAAGTTTCGGTAgatatttaattagaaaaaataagtgTACATAAGCTAAACAAATTTGATTTATTATGTAAGAATGTTGAACTGGTGTAGTTGAcgttagaatttttatttttcttttctaaaagaAAAAGTAGTTGTGTGaggttataaaaaaattattaaataaaatttattcttttagaaaatattattagttattatattaattaaattaaattttgttttaaaaatagaaaaattattagtgtttaaagtaaattttattattaataaatatttataaattaatatttaattaattaagttttagttaaaaatattaatttaaaaattatttattaataataaaattattttagatatcaatatttttttaatttttaaattagtatttaatttaattaatataataattaactattttttataaatataatttttgtttaataaacTTTTTTAGGATAAGTTGACACTAGACTACGTTTCTGTCCGTCAAGCATACAATACTTTGTGATTTTTAGAAAagctttttaatttttataatttatgtaaGTGTTGATTTAGCAATGGCTATAAtgtataattatgttttttaaaaaataatgtaaatgaATATTTGCAGTTTCAACGTAGAGTCTTATTTTCTGTCAAGctgtttaaaatttcaaataccCAAAATCTCTAGCAAAATTTTTTATCTAAGTAAAAATTTAACGCTACGAGAAAACgaattattatataaaagtttTTCGGTCAAGTATGCAAATTGCGTTGGCGAAATTCACAATAGATACACATAAATGAAAAGTTGTGTGGACCGGTTCGAcgtgtgataaaaaaaaagttttgtatCGGCTAAGTGAACGCACGCAAAcagaaataaattaattatttcaaaaattttcattaataaattatatttatcatGTAATTTTACTCAAGTAAAGATATGTATTTACTTCTCCAACGTTATAGTTGATGCTAAGAATGTGTCGAGTATGTATAAAGTTTTAGTATcgttttttaacaaaattattaataaatgtcATCTTTATTTTTCTCCACTCTTTTTCTCCAAattcaaaatctaattttttctCTCTACACAACTCCTTTCCTCTCCACTTTTTCCTCCCGCTGTTTTGCCCATCCCTTTTTCTGTTCCACCGCTCCCTCTCTCTGTCACTCCCTCTCTACAACATGTTCTCATTTTTTGAGGTTTccatctttctcttctcttgtTCTTGCAACAATAAacgaacaatttatttatttatttatttattttatttcagcttCATTTATTGTCACTCCTTCTTCGACTTAGACGTACTTTGGTTTTAGATTGTTAAAAAGTAAGTTTAAATTAGAGTTTCAGTTTGAATTGTTGAATGAACTGTTTTAGTTTATGATTAGAGGTTGGTTGAAATTTTTTATGATTGCTCGTTCATTAATGGTTTCTCATAATAGTACTTTTGTTGCTTATCTTCTTCCTATAATTGTATCAACATTTCCTTCTTTCTAAGCCAAGAAGCAAGCATAATGGATAACTAAGTAAAGTCATATCATCCAGGAAAGTCATGACTAAGTTTTTCATGAAAATGCCTTGTCAAAGAATCTTTATCTGACTTGCGATTATTTTGAttatacaattaattaattatataagtttatctaattcataaatttattctcACTCAGTGGAAGAGTGTCATGTGACCACCCCAATTTTTGTTTTCCAGCTCTTATGAATCAGCCTAGCTCATGCACCAGTTTTACGTCGACTTTGTCTCACCCGAATTACTGGTTGACAAAAAATTCATATTGTTTCCATGACCTTTTCGTTTACTGTTTAGCTTATTTATGATTGATATTTTATCGTCAGTTTTCATTACtttgtgtttgttttggaaaatgATAGTTTGACAACTCTTGGAGTTGTATACAACTCTTGATGTGATGAgtttaaaagtaaatatatataataaatgataaatttgtaattaaattatataaaaaaatattaaaataataatattagaaatTGTAATGTAATTgtataaaagattaaaattgTGAATGTATCTTACTCGTTTGTTTTAAGTCGAtgtaaatatgattttttcttgtagtaaaaGATGAATTCAAAATCCTTAACATCAATGAAGCATAGATGACTACTCTGATCCACTTATATCGCAAAGGATAACTCACACCACGAAGCTAAAGTCACAGCATGAAGCAACACTCACACCGTTGAATGAAGTTTGGAATTGGGCTCCGTAAGTTCCCAAAGAGAGTTCAAGGTTGTTACTCAAGTAGGGTTCaatgtaatatttttagtttattatcTAAAATAATCAATGTTTATATTAACTGAAAGTTTTCATTGCAGTTGCAGAAAATTTCACCTGTTCATTTTGTTTACTTGGATGTACAGTATACAATGTTAAGACTACTATTGATTAtcaatttaaaatgtaaatttacgAACTGATAATATAAACttgtttttaatgtttatgaTATTACTATTTTAGGGTTTAAAAGGCCACCAACCATCTTTGCATGagtttattaattttgaattttttataagtAATATTCCAAACTCTTGCTAGCTTTATTATGAGGAAGTTTTGGTTAGCCATGTTTGAAGTATGAATAATTGTGCAAGAATTAGATAAATTTCCAACTAAAGTTTGTGCTATGAAAGCTTGGGTAGGCGACAGGTCCCACCAGTTTGTCCAAAAGTTTTTGTAAATCTATTAACATTCTTAACATGAAAATGGTTACAGTTTGTTAGTTAATGTGTTTTATTGTTAGAAATATTAACTTTAGTATTTTACCTTAAACCTGTAATATTTTTTACCATTATCAGATTTTCTTTGTTGTGAATCTTGTTTGATTCTACTCATCTATATCTACACTTTTTCTGAAAAGAAATTGTGAGAATGAATatgtgaaaatataaaaaaaaaaaagttgaatggtctttttaaaaattttataaaaataattatataataattgcGAACAGAGAAAAATTGTCATACACTGTCAAACGATTTTCTTAAGAATGACGTCTGAAGAAGAATATTAGACGCAACTTCAAATTTTACATACGTAggttaaaaacatttttcaaaatatttttttttttaaaaaaaactctctTTCTTATATTATAGAGAAGTTAATAAcattcaatataaaaatataagatattaAAGAGATTTACAcgtgttatttttatattaattatcattaaatagaaactaattttaaagaaaaaaaataatcaattgttatattgattaaattaaatactattttgaagactaaaaaaaattattattatctaaattagttttcattattgataaacatattttaaattggtatctagttagttaccaatgttttagctaccaactttagaatctaaataattgaagcaaattaaataacaatttaaaaactatagaaactaatttagataccaataatttttttagtctgtaaaataatatctaatttagtcaatatagtaactaatttgaTCCTAGAGGACGAGCATAGTTTCAAAGCATGAATAAGGTTGTTCTTCGAGATCAACCTATAGATCTTAGGACAAAttctctcaagaaggaggagatgatggcagagcccccaaccacacacaaccacataataaggaggatgaagacttagaggttgtttattgatttatttgcaaatatgggtctaattgggcttttgtttatttttgtaggctCAATTAAAGAGGACAACTCTAgggtgaaggaatgtacaaacatttccaagaagatctccaactcatcaaaacataaactagagttttggtcagaagaacacaagaagactgaGTTTCTGCTGACTAGTCAATATTATTTGTGGGtcaagctttagcttaaataaattgtataaggcagtttcttcctgcaccccaacatttttcttcctgcaccccacactCTTATGCAAAGACGAAATCAcccttattagtttttaaaattccaaacATATCCCTAATCTAAAAAAACCCTAAAACGAAGGCAGCAGCTGATCTTCTCATTTGCGTAGCTGtctttcttcctcttccacAACAACGTAGCAACGACACCTCCATAACATTCTCCTTTCAATCTCACACATTTTTTCTTGGTGATTTAGAGTGCTCTTGGCAAAGGTAagtaaatttatttgttttcggATTTAGACATCCGTTTTTTCCATGGATTTATGTTTCCGTAAACGTTTTTTCACATTCTGGATTATGAAATCCAGTATAATTTTGGATAAGAGAATACGGTAAAATCCCAGACTTATGGCTCTGGTAAAATCCCAAATTTTTTATTTCGGGAATGTTCCGAATTTTTGGATCCGATAAGCTTCCGAATTTGTGGATTTGGTATTGTACCGAATTGATGTGTCTAGAATAATGAGTTGTTGTTTGTGTTTATGTTGGCTCAAATTAGTAAACAAAAATTGTATTGGGTCAAGGTAGAGGAGTTTTGGGGTTGGGTTAGTATGCACTCATTAATTAGTTTGTGATTTGGTTTAACTTGAATGGTGTAATTGAATATAAATGGTGAAGACTAGGGGTGGAGGTTCACAAGGTGATCGTCTACGTCCCACAGCCTCtgttagaagaagaagaagacatgttaatgaagatgaagaacatGTTGAACATGAAGATGCAGAACATGTTGAACCTGAAGAAGCTGAACCCAAAATGGAGGTGGAGGATGAAGACGCACCTGAAGTTGAAGGTGAAGGTTATCCCGGAGGTCCACGAGATCCGGGATGGACACTGTTGACAGGTTATGAAGCCCATGTGGCCATACAATTATGGAATAGTGTGGTAAGTAAATATGTTGTAATGTGATACTTGTTCCCGGTTAATTTGATATGATTTGAGTTgattaaattgtatattttatatgattttggttAGTTAAATTAGGATCAAGGAGAGTTAAAATTGGTGTCTCATGGCCGAAAAATGAGTAAAATGTGTGCTCCTCATCCTCAGATACTACCTGCAGTGGAGTTGTTAGGTTTAGATGGACTTGTTGGGGGCAAGCTATGACACGATAGACAAAGGATTGTTATGTGCCTTTGTAGAAAGGTGGCACGAAGAGACAAATTCCTTTCATCTGCATGTAAGTGAGTTAACCATCACATTGGATGATGTGTCGAATTTGTTGCACCTCCTAATTATGGGACAATTTTATAGTACCCGAGTTTGGATGCAACTGCATCGACCAATTTGCTTGTTGATTCACTTCGTGTAGATTGGGGAGTAGCGGCTGCTGAGACTCGTCATTGTCGGGGTGGACATGTGCGTCTAAGTTGGTTGAGGGAGATGTATGAGGACGCATGTATCAGGAGAAAATGGACTCTGGCTGCACGGACATATTTGCTACACCTAGTAGGTTGCACCATCTTTACAGATAAGAGTGCTACGTCGGCTAATGTATTCTACTTGGAATTATTTGTAGATTTAAGGCACACCGGAGGATATTCGTGGGCAGCAGTTGCTTTGACCCACATGTATGAGCAGTTGGGAGATGGTTCCTATGCAAATACTAGACAGTTAGCTGTATGTCACATTATTGGCGTCGTGGATATATGAGCACTTTTCGAGTATTGGGCAGCGACAGCTTCGGGATGACTATGTTGAGGATGAGTCGCGGTGTATGAAATATGTGGTCGGGAGTAGGTTGTCCACACTTGCATCTGTTCGGATGCAATTAGATAGCCTTTGTATAGGTGTTGTTCAATGGATGCCCTTGAAGAGCATAGAGCGGTGCGTCCTTTTGAgtgaatttcattattttcaggGTACATTCGATTGAGGGCTTGTAGGCATATGCATTTTCCTGAATGTGTACTTAGACAGTTTGGATATATACAGTGAATCCCTCGTCACCCAACCACCATTCACCATGGCGATCCCTCCACATCCGAGATCGACCATCGATGGTTAGATTTTAATGTTAACCTCGTACAGGGTTTCGTATTAGCAGCTGATGTTGGAACCTGTGTTCCTGCATTTTGGAGTGGTTTCAATTTATATCACACCCATATACCATTCAGATGGTCGAGGATAATCGACCTCCGGTGATCACCCCTGATGGACGACGTCAGGATGAGAATGATACTATCTCTGATCATCCTGCAATGGTATGAACTTATTACTTGCTTATTTAAATAGTACATgctcaattgcaatcaatgtaATTTGTTTATAATTGTAGGGTCTTTGTAGAAGAATAACATCCACCTTGCAGTTGATTATAGATGATGGTCATCTAACCGAAGATTCACCTGCATGGGAAGAGACATAGACAACCTTGATGCTAGCCCGATCAGCCACCAAAGACAGgtctgtgtttttttttttttatcaacaaagacaTGTCTGTGTATGTCCGCAGACGATGACATGGACGATGATGATCATCATTTTAGTTGTTATGTTTTGTAATTTCGTGAAGAAAGACTTAGTTTCCaattatttctgaatttgatGAATGAACATTTTGGTTATGAAATTAAACAATTCTTCTTCCGCATTTATAATAGTCAAAATGTTAACATATTCATTTATCAATGCAATTACAACTATACATGTCGCCTAATAGAACATAATTTATGTAAACATTTGCATCCGACTAGTATAATATGAACACCAAGTTTTGGAAATTGGATAACAATGAGTAAACCATAAAATATCTGTTGGTGGAATCGGGCAACCTTCTTGCATCtgaacttgttaaaaattgtaaGCAATGTCATGAATTATGTTTTACTATGATTCCTAAAATTCATTAACAATGAAGTTTAACAAACCTGAACAAAATGATTTCCATGAACATGTCCAATACAAATGATGCGGTGATGATTAAAATTTGTTGGAGGTTGGGATCTTAATGGAAAAATAGTCAATGATTGTTTAAGAGATAAACAAACAACAATCACATTATATCGATTCGTAATAACGTATCCCATATCCGGTATTGTCATCCACTTATCTGTACTTATCTGCAAACAGAAGAAAATGTAACAAGTTAATCCAACTCATACACCATTTTAGAATTAACAACATCATTCCAAATGAATAGAATTACCATGTGGTCAactataaatgatttttttaaaaattcaaatcgTTCAATCCTGGCAAACAAATCAATATATTCTTGACGCCATTGACAAACTTCTTTATGCAAGTTCATGCGTACAATAGCCCATGACTCATCTCCCATACCGAATAATGCACCAACCGCACGATAGCCACAATGACCGTCGGCCTTAACATTAACAATATCAACAATGTAAGGATGAATTCCCACAGGAAATTGTTGTAGCATTGGTATTGATTTGTTCGGAGGAGTCTCCGAAATAAATCCTTTGCTACATTTCAAACTAGATAAACTATCATGTTGTGAAAGAATGGCATCAACATGTTCAAAGTAAGAAGGAATTCGCTTCGTTGATCTACCAAATTTACTCTGATGCCCTTTTTGTGCATCTTTTGTTTTGACTTTCTCCCTTGGTGGACATAAAGATGTCTTATCTGGATAGGCAATGACACGTAATTTGGCTTTGATGTTAATCTTACCAGCCATGTCAACTTCATTGAACCGATTCATGATGACAACCCACTCTGTTGGATGGACAACTCTGCTGAAGTATCATCACTTGAAATATCTAAAAAGCTTAATCGTGTCCAAATGAGATGCACTGACTGCAATGGTATGCTACCCACACCAAAGGAAGCCAATTCACAAGCACAAGGAAGGCCATGAGTAGATCTAATGGTGCACCCACAACGAGATTTATCTAAACCAACATATTCAACTCGATCACTCTCTTCTGCAATATACTGCAAGGCATATTTCGATACGAAGCCAACCAATTTCTTATATCTTGTTACATTGAAGACATGACTACTACATGCAAACTCTTTTCAAATGAAGATTTAATTGCATTATGTTGCAAGATGATCATCTTATTAATGGAATCCCAACAAAAGCATAAGTCCCCCATTGACGTCTCAAGGATCCTCTTTAAACTCCAATGTGCAGCCTCAACCTTGTTACTTGTCGTGTTGCCTAACTGCATGACTTTATCCGTTCAAGtcttaacaaacttttcttTATGTGGATTAAACCAAGTACTAATTGTTGAACCAaggtgtgttcaagctttgaagaatccaaaccctttgaaggatgtggaagccttggttgtgcttgctgttgttgtgttgtcttagttaggatctggggtagtttgagtattgtaatccaccccttgattgaatccaaagcataggcattctcaatctttttgaaagaaaaatgtttttcaaactaagtgaaaaacaaccgattgttttgtcgaaacaaccgattgtttatacttagatgtttttagaaaagattgaaaactgtttttcaaatggttgaactgttagaaccaaaacaaccgattgattcgaggaaacaaccgattgtttgttttggtaccataacaaaaaaactgttttaactttgactaagctttaaatgatttaactgcttacgctccagtctttaaatgctttgaccaagcctttaaatgcaattaagagtttgttaagatttgataacaaacaacatctttgaatatattcagaaaaacagattttagttttaatcaatatacagattttgagtttttcaaagagctgagattgctcagagt
This region includes:
- the LOC137838749 gene encoding uncharacterized protein gives rise to the protein MAGKINIKAKLRVIAYPDKTSLCPPREKVKTKDAQKGHQSKFGRSTKRIPSYFEHVDAILSQHDSLSSLKCSKGFISETPPNKSIPMLQQFPVGIHPYIVDIVNVKADGHCGYRAVGALFGMGDESWAIVRMNLHKEVCQWRQEYIDLFARIERFEFLKKSFIVDHMISTDKWMTIPDMGYVITNRYNVIVVCLSLKQSLTIFPLRSQPPTNFNHHRIICIGHVHGNHFVQVC